A genomic window from Nocardioides rotundus includes:
- a CDS encoding dihydrolipoyl dehydrogenase family protein, translating into MQMNEQFDLIVIGAGMAGVAAANKCAAQGWKVAIVDSLPYGGTCALRGCDPKKILRRGAEVIDSARLMRGKGIDDADLSINWADLMKHKHGFTDPVPQNMEDGLSSHGVTTLHGRARFTGPRQLEIEDTAYDADRFLVATGARPRPLDFPGHEHLIDSTDFLNLEHLPSRILFVGGGFISFEFAHIAVRAGSSPTIVDRGERPLKNFDPDLVELLVNRGHEIGIQLRRTTTIREVLPSGDGYQVTLEHDGDQETVETDLVVHGAGRVADLADLGLDAAGVEWGEHGIHVADHLQSITNPHVWAAGDSADTAGMPLTPVAVSEAKVAASNMLKDTTTAPDYSGIPTAVFTIPELARVGMLEAEARDIGIDLIVRYNDTSDWYSNYRIGETTAAAKILIDQTNDQIVGAHLLGPEYGELINTLGLAIKLGLTTRQLKSATAAYPTVGSDLGSML; encoded by the coding sequence ATGCAGATGAATGAACAGTTCGACCTGATCGTCATCGGCGCCGGCATGGCCGGTGTCGCCGCCGCCAACAAGTGCGCAGCGCAGGGATGGAAGGTGGCCATCGTGGACTCCCTGCCCTACGGAGGCACGTGCGCGCTGCGGGGGTGCGATCCGAAGAAGATCCTGCGCCGCGGGGCCGAGGTCATCGACAGCGCACGGCTGATGCGCGGCAAGGGCATCGACGACGCGGATCTTTCCATCAACTGGGCCGACCTGATGAAGCACAAGCACGGCTTCACCGACCCCGTGCCCCAGAACATGGAAGACGGCCTGAGCAGCCATGGCGTCACCACCCTGCACGGCCGCGCCAGATTCACCGGCCCACGCCAACTGGAGATCGAGGACACCGCCTACGACGCCGACCGCTTCCTGGTCGCCACCGGCGCCCGCCCCCGCCCCCTGGACTTCCCGGGCCACGAGCACCTCATCGACAGCACCGACTTCCTGAACCTCGAGCACCTCCCCTCCCGGATCCTGTTCGTCGGCGGCGGTTTCATTTCCTTCGAGTTTGCCCACATCGCCGTCCGTGCCGGCAGCTCGCCGACCATCGTCGACCGTGGCGAGCGCCCACTGAAGAACTTCGACCCCGACCTCGTCGAGCTGCTGGTCAACCGTGGCCACGAGATCGGCATCCAGCTGCGCCGCACCACCACCATCCGCGAGGTACTGCCGTCCGGTGATGGCTACCAGGTCACCCTGGAACACGACGGTGACCAGGAGACGGTCGAGACCGACCTCGTCGTCCACGGCGCCGGACGCGTCGCGGACCTGGCCGACCTGGGACTCGACGCCGCGGGCGTCGAGTGGGGCGAGCACGGCATCCACGTCGCCGACCACCTGCAGAGCATCACGAATCCCCACGTCTGGGCGGCCGGGGACTCAGCCGACACAGCGGGAATGCCGCTCACCCCGGTCGCGGTCTCCGAAGCCAAGGTCGCCGCCTCCAACATGCTCAAGGACACCACCACGGCCCCGGACTACTCAGGCATCCCCACCGCGGTCTTCACCATCCCTGAACTCGCCCGCGTCGGCATGCTCGAGGCCGAGGCCCGCGACATCGGCATCGACCTCATCGTCCGCTACAACGACACCAGCGACTGGTACTCCAACTACCGCATCGGGGAGACAACCGCAGCCGCGAAGATCCTCATCGACCAGACCAACGACCAGATCGTCGGCGCCCACCTCCTCGGACCCGAATACGGCGAACTTATCAACACCCTCGGCCTGGCCATCAAGCTCGGCCTCACCACTCGGCAACTCAAATCCGCGACAGCCGCCTACCCCACCGTCGGGTCCGACCTGGGCTCGATGCTGTGA
- a CDS encoding cytochrome c biogenesis CcdA family protein, protein MGGLLALAFAAGMVAPVNPCGFALLPAWITLSLGDTTHHTALAGRLARALPSGVALTIGFAGTLVAVGLIVSAGAHAVIKAAPWLGLATGVVLLLFAGAMLTGRSLGLRLPGIGAKPAARGHGVGQSVAYGVGFAGASLSCTFGVLLAVIAQAQATATYTGLIVVFAVYAAGAATVLLLLAIATAIAGTALTRRTASLARYGPTLTAIVLAVTGTYLIWYWYPTAVTGDRATSGTGLTSVAATAATWVQAHGTLIALSATGAVLLALAVVIHHHRTRRITDPGEAADPMVTDPEGCCAPALTRPQTPARDQDRREGRSR, encoded by the coding sequence ATGGGCGGGCTGCTTGCGCTTGCCTTCGCCGCCGGCATGGTGGCCCCCGTCAACCCCTGCGGGTTCGCGCTCCTGCCCGCCTGGATCACCCTCTCCCTGGGAGACACCACCCACCACACCGCCCTGGCGGGCCGCCTAGCCCGGGCCCTGCCGTCCGGAGTCGCGCTGACCATCGGGTTCGCCGGCACCCTGGTGGCCGTCGGACTCATCGTGAGCGCCGGAGCCCACGCGGTCATCAAAGCGGCGCCCTGGCTCGGGCTGGCCACAGGAGTGGTGCTGCTGCTGTTCGCGGGGGCGATGCTCACCGGTCGCTCACTGGGCCTCCGTCTGCCCGGCATCGGCGCGAAGCCCGCAGCGCGAGGCCACGGGGTGGGCCAATCGGTCGCCTACGGCGTCGGGTTCGCCGGGGCCTCGCTATCGTGCACCTTCGGGGTGCTCCTCGCGGTCATCGCTCAGGCCCAGGCCACCGCCACCTACACCGGCCTGATCGTGGTCTTCGCCGTCTATGCCGCCGGGGCAGCCACCGTCCTGCTGCTCCTCGCCATCGCCACCGCCATCGCCGGCACCGCCCTCACCCGGCGCACGGCCTCCCTGGCCCGGTACGGCCCCACACTCACCGCGATCGTCCTCGCGGTCACCGGCACCTACCTCATCTGGTATTGGTACCCGACCGCAGTGACGGGTGACCGCGCGACCAGCGGCACCGGCCTGACCAGCGTCGCCGCCACCGCCGCCACCTGGGTGCAAGCCCACGGCACGCTCATCGCCCTGTCCGCGACGGGAGCCGTCCTGCTCGCGCTCGCGGTGGTCATTCACCACCACCGAACCCGCCGCATCACCGACCCGGGGGAGGCCGCGGATCCGATGGTGACCGATCCCGAGGGCTGCTGCGCCCCCGCGCTCACAAGACCGCAGACACCCGCGCGCGACCAGGATCGTCGCGAGGGCCGTTCGCGGTGA
- a CDS encoding TlpA family protein disulfide reductase yields the protein MISVLAVLLTACGGLTKDNPSPAGDGGASTAGFTARTIAGSSITLPGERPSVLLFFSVECGGCGPTANALAQARAQDPKAADFGVIDVAAYETSKDIEGFLKDYDATALAYASDPDGTLTARYGVTQLSTVVIVDPDGKVVFRGVEPNAEKIRAELDKVTG from the coding sequence ATGATCAGCGTGCTCGCCGTCTTGTTGACCGCCTGCGGAGGCCTGACCAAGGACAACCCCTCCCCGGCAGGTGACGGAGGCGCCTCCACGGCAGGTTTCACCGCCCGCACCATCGCCGGCAGCTCCATCACGCTGCCCGGTGAGCGTCCGAGCGTGCTGCTGTTCTTCTCCGTCGAGTGCGGCGGCTGCGGACCCACCGCCAACGCCCTGGCCCAGGCGCGGGCCCAGGATCCCAAGGCGGCGGACTTCGGGGTCATCGACGTGGCCGCCTACGAGACGTCCAAGGACATCGAAGGATTCCTCAAGGACTACGACGCCACCGCCCTGGCCTACGCCAGTGACCCCGACGGCACGTTGACCGCCCGCTACGGGGTCACCCAGTTGAGCACCGTGGTAATCGTCGACCCCGACGGCAAGGTGGTCTTCCGGGGCGTGGAGCCCAACGCCGAGAAGATCCGTGCCGAGCTGGACAAGGTGACGGGCTGA
- the merB gene encoding organomercurial lyase MerB — translation MSNLSTDLTDRLTRPEETGLDAGLLVPLLRLLVDGDPVTLEQLAAASGRTVDDVRRGLAAVPDTEYDDQGRIIGQGLTLRPTAHRFTVAGEELYTWCALDTLMFPALLERAARIESVSPVGGGAIRVAVDPAGGVTSVEPSTAVVSLVNPDEITSIRSSFCDQVHYFTSPQDAAGWLAGHPEAEVVTVADAFQLGAALTASLLGRLQADPTGSEDPHCC, via the coding sequence GTGTCGAACCTCAGCACCGACCTGACCGACCGACTCACCCGACCCGAGGAGACCGGCCTGGACGCAGGCCTGCTCGTCCCGCTGTTGCGGCTGCTCGTGGACGGCGACCCCGTCACCCTCGAGCAACTCGCCGCCGCATCCGGCCGCACCGTCGACGACGTGCGCCGTGGTCTGGCCGCCGTGCCGGACACCGAGTACGACGACCAGGGCCGGATCATCGGCCAAGGCCTCACCCTGCGCCCCACCGCGCACCGGTTCACCGTGGCCGGCGAGGAGCTCTACACCTGGTGTGCCCTCGACACCCTGATGTTCCCCGCCCTGCTCGAACGCGCCGCCCGCATCGAGTCGGTCTCGCCGGTCGGCGGTGGCGCGATCCGGGTGGCCGTTGACCCCGCCGGCGGTGTCACCAGCGTCGAGCCTTCCACGGCTGTGGTGTCCCTGGTCAACCCCGACGAGATCACCTCGATCCGCTCCTCGTTCTGCGACCAGGTGCACTACTTCACCTCCCCCCAGGACGCGGCGGGCTGGCTCGCCGGGCACCCCGAAGCCGAAGTGGTCACCGTGGCCGACGCCTTCCAACTCGGCGCCGCCCTCACCGCCAGCCTGCTTGGCCGCCTCCAGGCCGACCCGACCGGGTCCGAGGACCCCCACTGCTGCTGA
- the merA gene encoding mercury(II) reductase produces the protein MGSRYDLAVIGSGGAAFAAAIRATTLGKSVVMVERGTFGGTCVNTGCVPSKALIAAAEARHVAADASTRFPGIATTASAVDMPGLIGGKEGLVEALRSEKYVDVADAYGWQVRQGEASFTGTPDAPALQVTAAEGRVEVIEAENYLVATGAQAWAPPTAGLAEVGYLTSTTAMELTEVPESLLVLGGGYVALEQAQLFARLGSKVTMLVRSRLASKEEPEVSKALQEVFADEGIRVVRRAVLSRVTRDGATGQVVVTAEVSGGVQEFRADQVLVALGRRPVTDGLNLDAVEVKTGEAGHIVVTDQLQSSNPRIWAAGDVTGHPEFVYVAAHHGTMVAENAFGAADRSVDYSRLPRVTFTSPAIGAVGMTEAQVLEAGIRCDCRVLPLDYVPRALVNRDTRGFIKLVANAETGEILGLTAVAKDAGELAAAGVHVLGKTLTEVAEAWAPYLTMTEGIRIAAKAFGADVSKLSCCA, from the coding sequence ATGGGTTCGAGGTATGACCTGGCGGTGATCGGGTCGGGTGGGGCGGCGTTCGCCGCCGCCATCCGCGCGACCACGCTCGGCAAGTCGGTGGTGATGGTCGAGCGTGGCACGTTCGGCGGCACCTGCGTGAACACCGGCTGTGTGCCGTCCAAGGCGCTGATCGCCGCGGCCGAGGCCCGCCATGTGGCCGCTGACGCGAGCACCCGGTTCCCCGGCATCGCCACCACCGCCTCCGCGGTCGACATGCCGGGCCTGATCGGCGGCAAGGAAGGTCTGGTCGAGGCCCTGCGGAGCGAGAAGTACGTCGACGTGGCTGACGCCTACGGCTGGCAGGTCCGCCAAGGTGAGGCGAGCTTCACCGGCACCCCGGACGCACCGGCCCTCCAGGTCACCGCAGCCGAGGGCAGAGTCGAGGTGATCGAGGCCGAGAACTACCTGGTGGCCACCGGCGCCCAGGCCTGGGCCCCGCCGACCGCCGGCCTGGCGGAGGTCGGCTACCTGACCTCGACCACGGCGATGGAACTGACCGAGGTTCCGGAGTCGCTCCTGGTGCTCGGCGGCGGCTACGTGGCCCTGGAGCAGGCCCAACTGTTCGCCCGGCTGGGCTCCAAGGTGACCATGTTGGTGCGATCGCGGCTGGCCTCGAAGGAGGAGCCGGAGGTCTCCAAGGCGCTGCAAGAGGTCTTCGCTGACGAGGGCATCCGGGTGGTCCGCCGCGCCGTCCTGAGCCGGGTCACCCGCGACGGGGCTACGGGGCAGGTCGTCGTGACCGCCGAGGTGTCCGGGGGCGTGCAGGAGTTCCGCGCCGACCAGGTCCTGGTCGCGCTCGGACGGCGTCCGGTCACCGACGGCCTCAACCTCGACGCGGTGGAGGTGAAGACCGGCGAGGCCGGCCACATCGTTGTCACCGACCAACTGCAGTCCTCCAACCCGCGGATCTGGGCCGCCGGCGATGTGACCGGACACCCCGAGTTCGTCTACGTCGCTGCCCACCACGGCACGATGGTCGCCGAGAACGCATTCGGCGCCGCCGACCGGTCCGTCGACTACAGCCGGCTGCCGAGGGTGACGTTCACCAGCCCCGCGATCGGGGCAGTCGGGATGACCGAGGCCCAGGTCCTCGAGGCCGGGATCCGCTGCGACTGCCGGGTATTACCGCTGGACTACGTACCGCGGGCGCTGGTCAACCGCGACACCCGCGGGTTCATCAAGCTGGTCGCCAACGCCGAGACCGGCGAGATCCTCGGTCTGACCGCGGTCGCCAAGGACGCAGGCGAGCTCGCCGCCGCCGGCGTCCACGTCCTGGGCAAGACCCTCACCGAGGTCGCCGAGGCGTGGGCGCCCTACCTGACCATGACCGAGGGCATCCGGATCGCCGCCAAGGCCTTCGGCGCCGACGTCTCGAAGCTGTCCTGCTGCGCCTGA
- a CDS encoding heavy metal-responsive transcriptional regulator: protein MRIGEIADTAGTTTKTLRFYEDQGLLPPTERTPAGYRDYTPETVARIDFIHRGQAAGLTLAQIRQILDIRDRGQAPCDHVRDLLDARLTEIEQQLAGLAALRDTIAELRDQAARPEPESCNPDQVCRYL, encoded by the coding sequence ATGCGGATCGGGGAGATCGCCGACACGGCCGGCACCACCACCAAAACGCTGCGGTTCTACGAAGACCAAGGGCTGCTCCCGCCGACCGAGCGCACCCCGGCCGGCTACCGCGACTACACGCCCGAGACCGTCGCCCGGATAGATTTCATCCACCGCGGCCAGGCGGCCGGACTCACGCTCGCCCAGATCCGACAGATCCTCGACATCCGCGATCGAGGACAAGCACCCTGCGACCACGTCCGCGACCTGCTCGACGCACGTCTGACGGAAATCGAGCAACAACTCGCCGGGCTCGCCGCGCTGCGCGACACCATCGCCGAGCTACGCGACCAAGCGGCCCGGCCCGAACCCGAGTCCTGCAACCCCGACCAGGTCTGCCGCTACCTGTAG
- a CDS encoding sulfotransferase family protein, which translates to MRVIGASWGRTGTTSAAAALELLGLGPCFQMQDVWPHPELARLWNEHRAGRHVDWPVELREYESCVDWPGCWQWREFAELWPAAHVLLTVRDAESWYDSALGSIHEWTGPGRDVGPPEVAELLAAVWDEHFGGWEGFLDREHAIAAYDAHVEDVRRTCPEGRLIEWRVSDGWEPICTALEIPVPGVAVPHLNARDSA; encoded by the coding sequence ATGCGTGTCATCGGCGCGAGTTGGGGTCGGACCGGTACGACGTCGGCCGCGGCTGCTCTAGAGCTGCTCGGCCTCGGCCCCTGCTTTCAGATGCAGGATGTTTGGCCGCATCCGGAACTGGCACGGCTGTGGAACGAACACCGTGCTGGCCGGCACGTCGACTGGCCGGTTGAGTTGCGCGAATACGAGTCCTGCGTCGACTGGCCGGGCTGCTGGCAGTGGCGCGAGTTCGCCGAGCTGTGGCCAGCGGCGCACGTACTGCTGACTGTGCGCGATGCCGAGTCCTGGTACGACAGCGCGCTCGGTTCGATTCACGAGTGGACGGGACCGGGCCGGGACGTGGGACCCCCGGAAGTCGCCGAGCTGCTCGCGGCGGTATGGGACGAGCACTTCGGCGGCTGGGAGGGTTTCCTCGACCGGGAACACGCGATCGCGGCGTACGACGCTCACGTCGAGGACGTGCGTCGCACCTGTCCTGAGGGCCGCCTCATTGAGTGGCGGGTCTCCGACGGTTGGGAACCCATCTGCACCGCCCTCGAAATCCCCGTTCCTGGCGTAGCCGTGCCACATCTGAACGCGCGAGACTCCGCCTGA
- a CDS encoding energy-coupling factor transporter transmembrane component T family protein yields the protein MMHASLYRPGNSVLHRLPAGLKLSILLAAGGCSILVQTPTQTTTALGCVLLGYVVARVPARAVLQSLRPLVWVILALGLFQALIMGWPRAFVIVGVIVALVLLANLVTLTTRTSDLVDVVVRLSRRVRFLGIHPESIGLMLSLAIRAVPLVAELAARVREAQQARGQTISPRASAVPLILGTLRRADEIGDALAARGYDD from the coding sequence ATGATGCACGCCAGCCTGTACCGCCCCGGCAACTCAGTCCTCCACCGGCTGCCCGCGGGCCTCAAGCTCTCAATACTCCTCGCTGCCGGTGGCTGCTCCATCCTCGTCCAGACCCCGACCCAGACCACGACCGCACTCGGGTGTGTCCTACTCGGATACGTGGTTGCGAGAGTTCCCGCCCGCGCGGTCCTGCAGTCGTTGCGTCCGCTGGTGTGGGTCATCCTGGCGCTCGGACTCTTCCAAGCCCTCATCATGGGCTGGCCACGCGCCTTCGTCATCGTGGGCGTGATCGTGGCGCTCGTGCTGCTCGCCAACCTGGTCACGCTCACCACCCGAACCAGTGACCTCGTCGACGTCGTCGTCCGGCTTAGCCGACGCGTCCGCTTCCTTGGCATCCACCCCGAGTCCATCGGCCTGATGCTCAGCCTCGCGATCCGGGCAGTGCCCCTGGTGGCCGAACTAGCAGCCCGAGTCAGAGAGGCCCAGCAGGCACGGGGACAGACCATCAGCCCACGCGCGTCCGCGGTGCCGCTCATCCTCGGCACTCTGCGTCGCGCCGACGAGATCGGGGACGCACTGGCTGCCCGTGGCTACGACGATTGA
- a CDS encoding energy-coupling factor ABC transporter ATP-binding protein: protein MLIDIKDVSHRYAGRAEPVVDDLSVRLDERRVAVIGANGSGKSTFARMLNGLVIPSAGTVKIGGLDTSRHGRQIRKKVGFCFTDPDTQIVMPTVAEDVAFGLRRRGWSKAEIAARVHDQLATYGLDRHAEHAAHLLSGGQKQLLALASILITEPDLLVMDEPTTLLDLRNTQMFADLVSSLPQQVVMVTHDLDLLADFDRVLVFDQTRLVHDGPPAEAVAFYRALMRVDA, encoded by the coding sequence ATGCTGATCGACATCAAGGACGTCTCCCACCGCTACGCGGGCCGAGCCGAGCCGGTGGTGGACGATCTGAGCGTTAGGTTGGACGAGCGGCGCGTCGCCGTCATCGGAGCCAACGGGTCAGGAAAGTCGACCTTCGCTCGGATGCTCAACGGGCTCGTGATTCCTTCCGCGGGAACCGTGAAGATCGGCGGGCTTGACACCAGCCGTCACGGACGTCAGATCCGCAAGAAGGTCGGGTTCTGCTTCACCGACCCGGACACGCAGATCGTGATGCCGACTGTGGCCGAGGACGTCGCCTTCGGCCTCCGCCGTCGAGGCTGGTCGAAGGCCGAGATCGCCGCACGGGTCCATGACCAGCTGGCCACCTACGGCCTCGATCGGCACGCCGAGCACGCTGCCCATCTGCTGTCCGGAGGCCAAAAGCAACTGCTTGCGCTCGCCTCGATCCTCATCACTGAACCCGACCTGCTCGTCATGGACGAGCCGACCACGCTGCTCGACCTCCGGAACACCCAGATGTTCGCCGACCTGGTCTCCAGCCTGCCGCAACAGGTCGTCATGGTGACCCACGATCTTGACCTGCTCGCCGACTTCGATCGCGTACTCGTCTTCGACCAGACGCGCCTCGTTCACGACGGTCCCCCTGCAGAGGCGGTTGCCTTCTACCGCGCACTGATGCGGGTTGACGCGTGA
- a CDS encoding thiolase family protein: MIIAAARTPIGSAGHSLSHLTVEQLGAPVLRTLICDLGLDPGDVDDVILGNCTGPGGNVARHAALSASMPSRVPGLTVDRQCASGLAAIDIAAQMVGSGARVILAGGVESASTAPWKFWPPVDGGEPVRYHRAAFAPPQDDLDMGMANDLLAAEAGISRMRQDAYAAGSHARAMLARSAGAFDQEIVAVGGCERDDRPRPGLTVERLARLKPTFRSEGTVTAGNSCGISDGAAGVAVVSAEMQQGLALPGLRILSTATVGVPAARPGRGIVPAAYSALDKAGISLEEIDVIEFNEAFAGQVLACCDELGLDPARVCREGGALALGHPWGASGAVLAVRLFSQLVTRRAGRYGLAAIAAGGGLGVAMVVESVVGSC; this comes from the coding sequence GTGATCATCGCCGCCGCCCGGACGCCGATCGGCAGCGCTGGCCACTCTCTGTCCCACCTGACGGTCGAGCAACTCGGCGCGCCGGTCCTGCGGACTCTCATCTGTGACCTGGGCCTCGACCCGGGTGACGTCGATGACGTGATTCTCGGCAACTGCACGGGGCCGGGAGGCAATGTGGCTCGCCACGCGGCACTATCGGCATCGATGCCCTCCCGCGTTCCGGGACTCACTGTCGACCGGCAATGCGCGAGTGGTCTGGCCGCAATTGATATCGCTGCACAGATGGTGGGCAGTGGTGCTCGAGTCATTCTTGCCGGTGGGGTCGAGTCGGCGAGTACTGCCCCTTGGAAGTTCTGGCCACCTGTCGACGGTGGCGAGCCGGTTCGGTACCACCGCGCCGCGTTCGCTCCGCCGCAGGACGACCTGGACATGGGCATGGCCAACGACCTGCTGGCCGCCGAGGCAGGCATCTCGCGGATGCGTCAGGACGCCTATGCGGCCGGTTCGCACGCCCGCGCGATGTTGGCTCGCAGCGCGGGCGCCTTCGACCAGGAGATCGTCGCTGTCGGCGGGTGCGAGCGCGACGATCGGCCCCGGCCAGGGCTCACGGTCGAGCGTCTCGCGCGGCTCAAGCCAACCTTCCGATCTGAGGGGACGGTGACGGCCGGCAACTCGTGCGGTATCAGCGACGGCGCCGCGGGCGTGGCTGTGGTCAGTGCCGAGATGCAGCAGGGCCTGGCGCTGCCCGGACTCCGCATATTGAGCACTGCAACGGTTGGCGTCCCAGCCGCGCGCCCGGGGCGTGGAATCGTCCCTGCGGCGTATTCCGCGCTCGACAAGGCTGGGATCAGCCTCGAGGAGATCGACGTCATCGAGTTCAACGAAGCCTTCGCGGGCCAGGTGCTGGCATGCTGTGACGAGCTCGGCCTGGACCCGGCTCGTGTGTGCCGCGAAGGCGGTGCGTTGGCCCTCGGGCACCCCTGGGGTGCGTCTGGTGCGGTGCTCGCGGTCCGGCTGTTCTCCCAGCTTGTCACCAGGCGGGCGGGGCGTTATGGCCTGGCCGCCATCGCCGCCGGCGGAGGCTTGGGCGTCGCCATGGTGGTGGAGTCGGTGGTGGGGTCATGCTGA
- a CDS encoding AMP-binding protein: MPGAEAVDVLGSAADPRGAFAKAHRDGCLLGLTTSGTAGRPRTVVRTTRSWVDSFPYAAGLLELGPTSRVWIPGPPTATMNLFAGVHADWAGAKLVDGPEEATHAHMTPPALRRELARRRGDLAGVHVVTAGDRLDRPTHDAARAAGARVSHYYGAAELSFVAWGEHADGLRPFPGVEVAARDGELWVRSPYVSEGYLEPDHLLRRDADGWVTVGDRGRVEDGLVTVLGRAGGITTGATTVLVADVEHLLRRHATGEVVVLGVPHSDLGEVVVAVVSRRDDMQSLRTVSRQLLDPPQRPRRWLHIDPLPLTGNGKIDRSAVATMTASLRP; the protein is encoded by the coding sequence ATGCCCGGGGCTGAGGCTGTCGATGTCCTCGGGTCCGCTGCTGATCCCAGGGGCGCGTTCGCGAAGGCGCACAGGGACGGCTGCCTGCTGGGGCTCACCACCTCGGGAACCGCGGGGCGGCCGCGCACCGTGGTACGAACGACTCGCTCGTGGGTGGACTCGTTCCCCTATGCGGCAGGTCTGCTTGAGCTCGGCCCCACCAGTCGCGTCTGGATCCCTGGCCCACCAACCGCGACGATGAACCTCTTCGCCGGCGTTCACGCGGACTGGGCGGGGGCCAAGCTGGTGGACGGGCCGGAGGAAGCGACCCATGCGCACATGACGCCGCCGGCTCTGCGGCGTGAACTCGCGAGGCGTCGTGGTGACCTCGCCGGTGTACACGTGGTGACGGCGGGGGATCGGCTCGACCGCCCCACGCACGACGCCGCACGTGCCGCGGGAGCTCGGGTCAGCCACTACTACGGCGCCGCCGAGTTGTCGTTCGTCGCCTGGGGTGAGCACGCCGACGGTCTACGCCCGTTCCCGGGAGTGGAGGTGGCCGCGCGAGACGGCGAACTGTGGGTCCGGTCCCCCTACGTGTCCGAGGGCTACCTAGAGCCCGACCATTTGCTCCGTCGCGACGCTGATGGCTGGGTGACCGTTGGAGACCGCGGCCGGGTCGAGGACGGCCTCGTCACGGTTCTCGGGAGAGCGGGCGGGATCACGACCGGTGCAACTACCGTGCTCGTGGCCGATGTCGAACACCTCTTGCGACGCCATGCGACAGGCGAGGTGGTCGTGCTCGGGGTTCCGCACAGTGACCTCGGGGAGGTCGTGGTCGCCGTGGTTTCTCGCCGAGATGACATGCAGAGCCTGCGGACCGTCTCACGCCAACTGCTTGACCCGCCTCAGCGGCCGCGACGCTGGCTGCACATCGACCCGCTGCCGCTGACGGGCAACGGAAAGATCGACCGAAGCGCGGTGGCGACGATGACAGCAAGCCTCCGACCGTGA
- a CDS encoding biotin transporter BioY: MNRVSSSLSGRDLATVAVFAGIVAALGLVPAIPALGGAVPITAQSLGVMLAGAILGPRRGALALVVFLALVALGLPLLAGGRGGLGVFAGPSVGYLVGFPIAACAVGALTWAVGAPYRVGWGIVANVVGGVVVLNVLGIAGMMMRADLGLATAITTALVFVPGDLIKAVLCALVARSVHAASPGRLPAGYFHQHPEAADARG, from the coding sequence ATGAACCGTGTCTCCTCCTCACTTAGTGGCCGCGACCTCGCAACGGTCGCGGTGTTCGCCGGTATCGTCGCCGCCTTGGGCCTCGTCCCGGCCATTCCGGCCCTCGGCGGCGCTGTGCCCATCACGGCCCAGTCCCTCGGCGTCATGCTGGCAGGAGCCATCCTCGGGCCGCGCCGAGGCGCCCTCGCATTGGTGGTCTTCCTCGCCCTCGTGGCGCTTGGGCTGCCCCTCCTGGCCGGCGGTCGCGGTGGCCTCGGCGTCTTCGCGGGGCCGTCGGTGGGATATCTGGTCGGATTCCCCATCGCCGCGTGCGCCGTCGGCGCCCTCACCTGGGCGGTGGGTGCGCCGTACCGCGTCGGCTGGGGGATCGTGGCCAATGTGGTCGGAGGCGTGGTGGTGCTCAACGTTCTGGGGATCGCCGGGATGATGATGCGGGCCGATCTCGGCCTGGCCACCGCAATCACCACGGCGTTGGTGTTCGTGCCGGGCGACCTGATCAAGGCCGTATTGTGCGCTCTGGTGGCGCGCAGCGTGCACGCCGCATCTCCGGGCCGGCTGCCCGCAGGCTATTTCCACCAGCACCCAGAGGCTGCTGATGCCCGGGGCTGA